DNA from Fervidobacterium gondwanense DSM 13020:
GAGGCATTCAAAGAGCTTGATTTCATAGATGAGAGACATAAGAAAGTAGTTTTAGAACAATGGCGCTGGATAAGGGAAGTTCAACGACACCCTGGAGGATACATGACAGAGCGCGAAATCAGTAACATCTGGAACAGGGTTGTTGTAGAAGGTGCACCACTTAGAACGGCGATTGACAGATCAGTGATTCTTATAAATAGAGAGCTTGAAAGAAAGTTGACTGAATTTGGATATATCAAAGAAGGTAAGGTGTTGAAGAATTACAGGATGTACGACTCAATGGAAGAATTCATGAGAGTTAATAACGTTCCTATGCTGAATGTACTGAAGAACGTTGAGGAAAGTAATGAAGAGAGTAACGAAATAGGTAATGATGATCGAGGTGATACCGATGAAAATCAGTTCTAAAAAGGATAAGGGCCATTGGATATTGCTATCACCATACTTGGTTTTGTTTTTAATATTTATCGCACTCCCGGTAATAGTTGCGATATATTTATCCTTCACTTATTTTAACGCAATAGAGAGACCAACTTGGATAGGACTGCAAAACTACATAACGCTCATCACAAGAGACACGCTTTTCATGCAAAAGGTATTACCAAACACGATAAAGTACGCACTTATCGTTGGAGTTGGCGGGTATATCTTATCATTTATCCTAGCTTGGCTTGTTGCTCAATTGACGCGCGTTCCACGTACTATCTTTGCTCTTATTCTATACTCACCATCTCTTACAGCCGGTGTTACTATGACTGTCTTGTGGCGTGTCATTTTCAGTGGTGATCAGCAAGGTTATCTAAATGCGTTGCTTTTAAACCTTGGATTGATTGATAAACCGATTCAATGGTTGCAATCGCCCGAACATCTTATGGACATAATGATTTTAGTTGCACTGTGGAGCAGTATGGGTGTTGGTTTCTTGGCAATGCTGGCTGGTATATCGAACATAGACGAACAATTGTATGAAGCGGCGTATATTGATGGAATCAAGAACAGACTTCAAGAAATAATATATATAACCATTCCAGCGATGAAGCCTCAGATGCTTTTCGGAGCGGTTATGTCAATAGTCAATACATTTACATCCGCTGGCATCGGTGTAGCTCTCTCAGGTTCAAACCCCACACCACAGTATGCGGGTCAATTGATAGTGAACCACGTAGAAGATTATGGATTTTTGAGGTACGAAATGGGATACGCCGCGGCTCTTTCAGTGGTTCTACTTTTAATTATTTGGTTTTTCTCAAGAGTCGCGTGGCGATTGTTTGGTGAAAGATAGGCTCTTTTAAAAGAGAGGTGGAAAAAATGGCAAAATTTTCGACGAAGACGAATCCACGGTATTTCCATAAGAGTCAGCTTAAATTCTATTTCATATTGACACCTATCGCTATTTTCATGTTGTTACCGATAATATTTATCTTTTCGCAAGCTTTTAAACCAGTTGATGAGCTTTTCCTCTATCCGCCGAGGTTCTTTGTTAAAAGACCAACTTTGGCGAATTTCTACGAGTTGTTCGCCATGACCAGAACTTCGACTATACCCGTGAGTCGATACCTTATGAACAGTATACTGACTGCGTTTTTCGTTGTTCTGTTTACGATAATAATTTCTGTGTTCGCTGGTTACGCTCTTTCTAAAAAGCAATTCAAAACAAAGAATCTGTTATTCACGATAAACAACCTTGCGTTAATGTTTGTTCCTGTGGCAGTTATAATACCAAGATATCTATTAATCCAGGAGCTGAGACTTATAGACACGTTTTTGATAAATATACTTTCGTTGTTGGCAATGCCAATTGGTGTTTTCTTGATAAAGCAGTTCATAGATCAGATACCAGATGCACTTATAGATGCTGCACTCGTAGATGGTGCTAATGATTTCCAGATAATTTTTAATCTAATAATTCCTATGCTAAAACCCGCTATTTCAACCGTTGGAATATTAGCATTTCAAGTGGCATGGAATAGCGCCGAAGCCTCTTTGTATTACATAAACAATGAAAATTTAAAGACATTCGCTTTCTACGTTTCAAACCTTACGCAGACCACAGGAAACACGATTGCCGGACAAGGAATTGCCGCAGCAGCGGGATTAATTATGTTCGTTCCGAACCTTGTATTATTTATAATCATGCAATCGCGAGTAATGAACACAATGGCTTACAGTGGTCTTAAGTAACCGAAGTGAATTTTGAGCGAATTTTGATATGGGTGGTGCTTGAAAAGTGCAGCCAAAAGTTAGTATAAGATTTTTGATTATCATATCTCTATGTTTTGTCTTTCAAACATTGTTGAGCAATAACAGTCCGTTTCTGACTTACACAATCTCCGGTAGGAATGAGTGGAAAATTACTCAGGATGCGTATGTTGTGAGTGAAGTTCTCTTTAAAGATTTGGACCTTTACTATCCTGAGGACATATTCATCAAAGATGGCAAGATGTATATTGCAGATTCTGGAAATGCAAGAATAGTTGTTTACGATATGAAAACAAGAAAAGTAAGCTTGATTGGTGAATTCTCGCTTTGGCAACCTACAGGTGTCTTTGTTGATGAAAATTATGTATACGTTGCAGATCCAGGAACTTCTGAAGTGATTGTTTTCGACAAAGAAGGAAACGAGGTAAAAAGAATCGGTAGGCCCTCAAACCCGTTGTTTGGCGAAGGTGCGAATTTCAAACCCAAAGAACTTATCGTTGACAAAAGAGGAAATCTATACATAGTCAGCGAGGGCACTTTTGAAGGTGTAATCCAGCTTGACCAGAATGGCGAATTTCTTGGCTACTATGGAGCAAATCTCGCATCTATGACACTATTAGACAAGATCATTGACATCTTCTATACGCGCGAACAAAAAGAAAGACTACTAAACAGAATCCCAAAGCCGTACACGAATATCACAATTGATAGCAAGGGGCTCATATACACCGTAACACAAAAAGAAAGAGGAAACGCTATAAAGAAGCACAACACCCTTGGTAACAACATACTGCCGATATCGAGAGAAGCAAGGATGATTGATGAACCGAATTTTATAGATTTAGCAGTTGATGATAGCGGAAGGATATACGCCTTAACCGAAACAGGACTGGTTTATGAATACGATGCTGAAGGCAACCTTATCGTTTCATTCGGTGGACGCGCAATTGCCACTGAGAGAAACGGTCTCTTTACTGTTGCTGCTGCAATCTGTGTTGATGAAAATGGCAAAATTTACGTTTTAGATAAAGAACGAGGACTTGTGCATGTTTTCAATCCTACGCAGTATATAAAAACTCTTCACAAAGCCTTGGAGCTTTATTCTGAGGGTAAGTACCTGCAAAGCAAAGAGCTTTGGAAGGAAGTGATGATTTACGACGGATATTCAAAAATAGCACACTACGGTCTTGGAAAAGCGTATTTCCAAGAAGGTAATTACCGTCAGGCACTCGCAGAGTTCCGCATAGCTCAAGCAAGACGCGACTATTCCGATGCTTTCTGGGAAATAAGAAACGAGTTCTTGCAAAAGCACACAAGAGGATTATTAATTGCGTTTATAATCCTCATAATTCTTGTCTCAATACTAGATAATCTCTACAAGAGAGAAGTAATAAAATTCAGAATAGATGTTAAATCTAAACTTGTGAAGGATTTACTATACATTTGGAACATTCTTAGACATCCACTCGATACATTTTACTACATACAGAGAAAGAGGTATGGTTCAGTCCTTTCAGCAACTATAATTTACGCGATTTTCTTTATAGTTATACAGTTAGAATATTTTGGACGGAGTTTCATTTTCAATCTGAACACAGCAGACAGAAGTGTTGGTTTTGTCTTTTTAGCAAGTTTTGCACCCGTGTTTTTGTGGGTCTTTGCGAATTACCTTGTCAGTTCAATAAACGATGGGCGAGGAACTTTACGAGACATATATATCTTCACCGCTTACAGCTTTGCGCCTTATATACTGTTCCAGCCATTCGTTATTCTTCTAACGTACATTCTTTCATATAACGAAGCGTTTCTTGTTTCGTTTGCTTCTGACATCTTCATCGCATGGAGTGCCGTTTTACTCTTCACAGGTGTAAAGGAAATTCACGATTACGATATCAAAAATACCGTTAAGAGCATACTCTTAACGCTTGCTTGGGTGTTCGTTATCATACTTGTATATTCAATAGTTTACATGCTCTGGGACCAACTCGTTCAGACAGGTTACGCAATTGTTCAGGAGGTGCTCTACCGTGCACGTTAATAATATAAAAAGTGTTCTATTAATAGTAGGATCGATTATGATGATCAGTTCTATGCTTTTCAGTCAAGGTATTGGCGATGAGTTCTTATCCAATAGATTCACTCGTCCCGAGGTACCGGTAGAAATAATCTCGAAATTTACAACGCAAGATTATGAAAAGGTCGGCGATAGCGGAATATTGGAACTTTACATCGACAAGAATAGTACTTCTATGAGAGTATTAGACAAGCGTTCAGGGTACGTGTGGGGAGATGTTTTGACCGATACAGATGCCTACAACGAAATGAACGATGTTTGGAAGAATATCGCAAAATCCCTTGTAATGATAGAGTACTTTGACGATCGAGGCATTTCAAGTGTAGTTGGTTCAGCTTCACCAGATGTTAAGAAAACGTGGAAAGTCCTAAAGAATGGGGCTTCTTGTACATTGAATTTTGAACCTGTTTCGATAAGTTTCACAGTATTTGTTGAAATATTTGGTGACAAGCTCGTCTTCAGTTTGGATCAGAAGACGATATCTGAGAAAGATAAATACACTTTGGCTTCTGTAATATTTGCTCCATTTCTTGGAAGTACCATAGCGGATGAGATAAATGGATATGCATTTGTTCCAGATGGTCCAGGAGCGCTGATAAGATTCTCAAGACCGGCGCATTATTTGAACTGGTTTGAAAAGCGAGTTTACGGAAAAGATTACAGTATCGAAAATCTTGTAAGTGTAAACGACTTGCGAGCCAATAGACCAAACGATTTTCTTAGAGAGGAACCGACAGTGCTCGTTCCTGCCTTTGGTGTTGTGCACGGTGTTAAGAAAAACGCTATTTTTGGAGTAATAACTTCGGGTGCTGAGTACAGTGCAATTATTTCGTATCCAAGTGGCATACTCAGTTCTTACAACTGGACTTCCGCAAAGTTCATATACAGACAGAAGTACCTACAACCAACATCACGAAGTGGTGCTGGAATTCAGGTAGCACAAAAAGAAATGAATAAGTTCAACGCAAGATTGGAGCTTGTCTTTTTAACAGGAGATCAAGCTGATTACGTAGGGATGGCAAAGTATTATAGAGAGGCTTATTCGAAACAGATATTCGGCGAAAAGCCAACTAAAAAAGAATATAAGACAAAAGATATACCGCTCTATCTTACAGTCTTGGTAAGTGATATTGAAAAGCAGTTAATCGGACAGAAAGTTGTGCAGATTACTTCGGTGGAAAACATCAAGGCAATGAGTGAAACATTATCAAAGAGTGGAGTAGGTAATTTAGTATTCCTCCTTAAGGGTTGGGAAAAGGGAGGAGTTAACGGGAATAAGATTAACAGTACAAAGGTGGAACCAAAATTTGGCGAAATTGACGATATAGCTAAGTTTGCATTGGAGCATTCTGCGGCTTCGGGAAAATCTTTCGAATTGTACTTTGTTACTAACACGACAAGGGTAACGGAAAAACAGCTCAATCTTAAAAATGAAGTTGGATTGAATTTATCGCAGTCTTTGATTTTTGAAGAGAGAGATAACAAAGATTTGTGGCTTTACAGGAGCTATTACACAAAAATAGATTTGTCAAGTCGATATCTCGTTGAACGCATTAAAGAACTCAACAGAAACAATATAAAGAACATCGCCATTGAGGAGTTTGCAAATAAACTATATGGTCATCTTAAACGCGATGAGGAAATCTATAGAAGCGATGCACGAAAACTGGTTGAAAAAACACTATCCGATGTGAAGAATCAAGGCAACAATCTTATACTCTTCGTCCCGAATGTTTATTCATGGAAGTATATGAAAACCTTTGGAAATATACCGATGAATTCAAGTCAGTACCTTTTCGAAACCGATACGGTTCCGTTCTTACAGATAGTTCTAAGTGGTAATGTCGTGTATTTCACACCATATATGAACAATGGTTTCTTTTCAGATACCGATGTGCTCAAATCGATTGATTTTGGTGCATATCCATCGTTCATCGTCTCTTGGCTGGATAATGCTTCACTGAAGGATACACCTCTGTGGGATTATCCATCGACAAGATTTGCTGACTGGAAGTCTAAGATAGTTGAGATTTACAAGAAAATAAATGGAGCTCTTAAATACGTTAGAGGTTCTAAGATTATAGACAGGACAGTTATCCACCCTGGGTTTGTTCGTGTAGATTATGAAAACGGATACAGCATCTTGGTGAATTACACAGAAGAAAGGGTCAAATTTGGAAACGTAGTTGTTGAACCTGTTTCATACAGAGTTGTTAAAGTAGTGAGAAACGGAGTTGATGGAAATGAGAATAAGTAGAAGCGCAAGAAAAGCTATTGCTGGATATGTCTATATAATGCCTTGGATAATTGGTTTCTTGCTTTTTACGGCGTTTCCATTCTTCTATTCACTCTACTTGAGCTTTTTCCATGTCAACTTTACCGTTTCTGGAATAGAAACGGAGTACGTTGGATGGAAGTATTATATATACGCTTTCAGAAATGATACAGCATTTCCTCTGAACTTTTCAAATACGATTATAAACATAGTGCTTTCGACACCTTTGGTAGTAATCTTCGCTTTGATAGTAGCCATCTTGCTAAACAGAAAACTGCATGCAAGAACGTTCTTTAGGCTTCTGTATTTCTTGCCCGTTGTCATAATCAGTGGTCCTGTGATTTCGGAGCTTGTTACCAACAATGCTGCAAGTATAGTCGATCCAAGGAGGTACTTTATTTACAGGTTCTTCTTAATGATTCCAAACACGATTAGTTATCCGTTCTTGTACATGTTCAACAACCTTGTGCTTATACTATGGTTCTCCGGAGTCCAGATTCTTTTCTTCCTTGCTGGTCTGCAAAAGATAAGCAGTAGCATATATGAAGCCGCACAAATTGACGGTGCGAACGATTGGGTAATCTTCTGGAAGATAACATTGCCACTCGTTAGACCTTTTGTCATAGTTAACACTATATATACAATCGTCGACTTGGCATCGTTTGCTAACAACCCAGTTAACACGAGTATAACTCAGCACATGTTCGATATTGATAAGCCTTATTCGTACTCTTCAGCGCTTTCTTGGATTTACTTCGCAGCTGTGATGGGCATACTCGGCGTTGCGTACATGCTTCTGCATGAAAGGAGGAAAAAGAAAATATGAAAGATAAAAGCTTTCACTTTTCGTACTACAAGCATTTTAAAGATCCAGCGACTAAGACAATTATATATATAGTTCTCATTGGTATCGGTTATGCTTATCTTTATCCTCTCCTTTACATGATAACAACTTCGTTTATGACTGTCGATGATTTAGTAAATTCAACCGTTGTCTGGATTCCGACGAAGTTGACCATTGAAAATTTCAGAAGGGCATGGACCGTTCTCGATGCAACAAAAGCCCTTTTCAACAGCGTGTATACTTCAACACTTCCGGCACTGCTACAGACTCTTGTAACAGCCTTAATAGCTTACGGACTTTCAAGGTTTGAGTTCCCTCTGAAGCGACTTTGGATTGTATTGATGCTTGCTACTTTCTTGATCCCCACGCAAGTAACATTAGTCACAAAATACATGCTGTTCAGCCAGTTAAGGCTTACTGGAACTATTTTTTCTTCTATATTGCCAGCAACACTTGGGCAGGGCATAAGAAGTGCTATTTTCATACTCATGTACTATAACTTCTTCAACATGTTGCCAAAGGCATTTGACGAGGCAGCAGAGCTCGATGGAGCAAACTCATTCCAAATATTCTATAAAATCATACTCCCGCTTTCGCTACCGGCTATCGTAACAGCTTTCATATTCTCTTTGGTGTGGTACTGGAATGAAACGCTACTTTCCGGGTTGCTTATGGGAAACAACATCAAAACACTTCCGTTGGCACTTCGCGATTTCGTTGCAAGGTATGCCGTGTTGTTCCCAACAGCTGATGGGAGTGCAGCAAATAGGATAAATGAGGGAATTAGAATGGCCGCAACGATGATTACTATATTACCACTCTTAGTAACTTACTTGATTTTGCAGAGGTATTTCGTTGAAAGTCTCGAACGAACAGGAATTACAGGTGAGTGATAAATTGAGTATATACAAAGAAGGAGGAGGAATAGTATGGATATCGAAGCTCTTGTTTCAAAAATGACCACGGAGGAAAAGATTAGGCTTGTAGTTGGTGTTGGAGTTCTCGGTGCTTTTGGAAATCCAGAGCCGAAAGTTAGTGGTGCAGCTGGCGAGACGGCTGAAATTGAAAGGCTTGGAATACCGAAAACAGTTTTGGCAGATGGACCGGCTGGATTAAGAATAGACCCCGAGAGAAAGAACGACGAAAGAAAATATCATGCAACTGCGTTTCCCGTTGAGACGATGTTAGCGTCGACTTGGAATAGAGATATCTTAAGAAAAGTTGGCAGAGCGATGGGGGAGGAAGTTAGAGAGTACGGTGTCGATATACTCTTGGCACCAGCGATAAACATCCACAGAAATCCACTCGGCGGAAGAAATTTTGAATACTATTCAGAAGATCCGTATTTAACAGGCGAAATGGCTGCGAGTTTTGTTGAAGGTGTCCAATCTGAAGGTGTTGGCGCATGCATTAAGCACTTTGTAGTAAACGAGCAGGAAACAAACAGGATGACAATAGACACAGTTGTATCAGAAAGAGCTCTAAGAGAAATATACTTAAAACCATTTGAGATAGCTATCAAGAAGGCAAAACCTTGGACGGTGATGAGTTCATACAACAAGATGAACGGTCTGTATACCTCACAAAATAAGTGGTTGCTTAAAAAGGTATTGAGGGAT
Protein-coding regions in this window:
- a CDS encoding carbohydrate ABC transporter permease codes for the protein MRISRSARKAIAGYVYIMPWIIGFLLFTAFPFFYSLYLSFFHVNFTVSGIETEYVGWKYYIYAFRNDTAFPLNFSNTIINIVLSTPLVVIFALIVAILLNRKLHARTFFRLLYFLPVVIISGPVISELVTNNAASIVDPRRYFIYRFFLMIPNTISYPFLYMFNNLVLILWFSGVQILFFLAGLQKISSSIYEAAQIDGANDWVIFWKITLPLVRPFVIVNTIYTIVDLASFANNPVNTSITQHMFDIDKPYSYSSALSWIYFAAVMGILGVAYMLLHERRKKKI
- a CDS encoding carbohydrate ABC transporter permease, with protein sequence MKISSKKDKGHWILLSPYLVLFLIFIALPVIVAIYLSFTYFNAIERPTWIGLQNYITLITRDTLFMQKVLPNTIKYALIVGVGGYILSFILAWLVAQLTRVPRTIFALILYSPSLTAGVTMTVLWRVIFSGDQQGYLNALLLNLGLIDKPIQWLQSPEHLMDIMILVALWSSMGVGFLAMLAGISNIDEQLYEAAYIDGIKNRLQEIIYITIPAMKPQMLFGAVMSIVNTFTSAGIGVALSGSNPTPQYAGQLIVNHVEDYGFLRYEMGYAAALSVVLLLIIWFFSRVAWRLFGER
- a CDS encoding DUF5696 domain-containing protein, whose amino-acid sequence is MMISSMLFSQGIGDEFLSNRFTRPEVPVEIISKFTTQDYEKVGDSGILELYIDKNSTSMRVLDKRSGYVWGDVLTDTDAYNEMNDVWKNIAKSLVMIEYFDDRGISSVVGSASPDVKKTWKVLKNGASCTLNFEPVSISFTVFVEIFGDKLVFSLDQKTISEKDKYTLASVIFAPFLGSTIADEINGYAFVPDGPGALIRFSRPAHYLNWFEKRVYGKDYSIENLVSVNDLRANRPNDFLREEPTVLVPAFGVVHGVKKNAIFGVITSGAEYSAIISYPSGILSSYNWTSAKFIYRQKYLQPTSRSGAGIQVAQKEMNKFNARLELVFLTGDQADYVGMAKYYREAYSKQIFGEKPTKKEYKTKDIPLYLTVLVSDIEKQLIGQKVVQITSVENIKAMSETLSKSGVGNLVFLLKGWEKGGVNGNKINSTKVEPKFGEIDDIAKFALEHSAASGKSFELYFVTNTTRVTEKQLNLKNEVGLNLSQSLIFEERDNKDLWLYRSYYTKIDLSSRYLVERIKELNRNNIKNIAIEEFANKLYGHLKRDEEIYRSDARKLVEKTLSDVKNQGNNLILFVPNVYSWKYMKTFGNIPMNSSQYLFETDTVPFLQIVLSGNVVYFTPYMNNGFFSDTDVLKSIDFGAYPSFIVSWLDNASLKDTPLWDYPSTRFADWKSKIVEIYKKINGALKYVRGSKIIDRTVIHPGFVRVDYENGYSILVNYTEERVKFGNVVVEPVSYRVVKVVRNGVDGNENK
- a CDS encoding carbohydrate ABC transporter permease — protein: MAKFSTKTNPRYFHKSQLKFYFILTPIAIFMLLPIIFIFSQAFKPVDELFLYPPRFFVKRPTLANFYELFAMTRTSTIPVSRYLMNSILTAFFVVLFTIIISVFAGYALSKKQFKTKNLLFTINNLALMFVPVAVIIPRYLLIQELRLIDTFLINILSLLAMPIGVFLIKQFIDQIPDALIDAALVDGANDFQIIFNLIIPMLKPAISTVGILAFQVAWNSAEASLYYINNENLKTFAFYVSNLTQTTGNTIAGQGIAAAAGLIMFVPNLVLFIIMQSRVMNTMAYSGLK
- a CDS encoding carbohydrate ABC transporter permease translates to MKDKSFHFSYYKHFKDPATKTIIYIVLIGIGYAYLYPLLYMITTSFMTVDDLVNSTVVWIPTKLTIENFRRAWTVLDATKALFNSVYTSTLPALLQTLVTALIAYGLSRFEFPLKRLWIVLMLATFLIPTQVTLVTKYMLFSQLRLTGTIFSSILPATLGQGIRSAIFILMYYNFFNMLPKAFDEAAELDGANSFQIFYKIILPLSLPAIVTAFIFSLVWYWNETLLSGLLMGNNIKTLPLALRDFVARYAVLFPTADGSAANRINEGIRMAATMITILPLLVTYLILQRYFVESLERTGITGE
- a CDS encoding YIP1 family protein, giving the protein MQPKVSIRFLIIISLCFVFQTLLSNNSPFLTYTISGRNEWKITQDAYVVSEVLFKDLDLYYPEDIFIKDGKMYIADSGNARIVVYDMKTRKVSLIGEFSLWQPTGVFVDENYVYVADPGTSEVIVFDKEGNEVKRIGRPSNPLFGEGANFKPKELIVDKRGNLYIVSEGTFEGVIQLDQNGEFLGYYGANLASMTLLDKIIDIFYTREQKERLLNRIPKPYTNITIDSKGLIYTVTQKERGNAIKKHNTLGNNILPISREARMIDEPNFIDLAVDDSGRIYALTETGLVYEYDAEGNLIVSFGGRAIATERNGLFTVAAAICVDENGKIYVLDKERGLVHVFNPTQYIKTLHKALELYSEGKYLQSKELWKEVMIYDGYSKIAHYGLGKAYFQEGNYRQALAEFRIAQARRDYSDAFWEIRNEFLQKHTRGLLIAFIILIILVSILDNLYKREVIKFRIDVKSKLVKDLLYIWNILRHPLDTFYYIQRKRYGSVLSATIIYAIFFIVIQLEYFGRSFIFNLNTADRSVGFVFLASFAPVFLWVFANYLVSSINDGRGTLRDIYIFTAYSFAPYILFQPFVILLTYILSYNEAFLVSFASDIFIAWSAVLLFTGVKEIHDYDIKNTVKSILLTLAWVFVIILVYSIVYMLWDQLVQTGYAIVQEVLYRAR